From a single Adhaeribacter swui genomic region:
- a CDS encoding THUMP domain-containing class I SAM-dependent RNA methyltransferase produces the protein MAYNNSAQPESSKYIATTLFGLEEILAQELFDLGAENIYLGNRAVEFTGDKSLLYRANIWCRTAIRILKPFRTFTARDERDLYRQVSKIHWSDYLQPNQTFAIQSVVNQSSFEHSLFVSQLTKDAIVDQFRQRTGERPSVDVERPDIRLNLHMHENFVTLALDASGTSLHRRGYRQQTNVAPLSEVLAAGIILLTNWDTQSPLIDPMCGSGTFLTEAALLAHNMAPGLYRRDNFGFMQWPDYDEDLLQQIIAEAEAAQLPDKEVTIIGSDIDKDYIEAARNNITQAGLEDFIRLRVRDLKEAQGVGDKGIIIVNPPYGERIRPDDLNQLYKLIGDTFKTNFSGYDAFVFTGNLDAAKHIGLKTSRRIPLYNGPIECRLLKYELYRGTRKVKEE, from the coding sequence ATGGCTTACAATAATTCTGCTCAACCCGAATCATCTAAATACATTGCAACTACTTTGTTTGGTTTAGAGGAAATCCTGGCCCAGGAGTTGTTCGATTTAGGGGCAGAAAATATTTACCTGGGCAACCGGGCTGTGGAGTTTACCGGCGATAAAAGTTTGCTGTACCGGGCTAATATCTGGTGCCGTACGGCTATCCGGATTTTGAAACCCTTTCGTACGTTTACCGCCCGCGATGAGCGCGATTTATACCGCCAGGTAAGTAAAATTCATTGGTCGGATTACCTGCAGCCTAATCAAACATTTGCTATCCAGAGTGTGGTTAATCAATCTTCGTTCGAGCACTCGTTGTTTGTATCGCAGTTAACCAAAGACGCCATTGTGGACCAATTCCGGCAACGTACCGGAGAGCGGCCATCCGTAGATGTGGAGCGGCCCGATATTCGCCTGAACCTGCACATGCACGAAAATTTTGTGACGCTGGCTTTAGACGCCTCTGGTACTTCTTTGCACCGGCGGGGCTATCGGCAACAAACCAACGTAGCACCTTTAAGCGAAGTGCTGGCCGCGGGCATAATATTATTAACCAATTGGGATACGCAATCGCCATTAATTGACCCGATGTGCGGCTCCGGTACTTTTTTAACCGAAGCGGCTTTGTTGGCGCACAACATGGCCCCCGGTCTTTATCGCCGCGATAACTTTGGTTTTATGCAATGGCCCGACTACGACGAAGATTTATTACAACAAATAATAGCCGAAGCTGAAGCTGCCCAATTACCCGATAAGGAAGTTACTATTATTGGGTCGGATATTGATAAAGATTACATCGAGGCTGCCCGCAATAATATTACGCAAGCCGGTTTAGAAGATTTCATCCGGCTACGGGTACGTGATCTTAAAGAAGCCCAAGGAGTTGGTGACAAAGGAATTATAATTGTTAATCCGCCTTATGGTGAGCGTATTAGGCCGGATGATCTAAATCAATTGTATAAGTTAATAGGTGATACTTTTAAAACCAATTTTTCGGGTTACGATGCGTTTGTATTTACCGGCAACCTGGATGCCGCCAAACACATAGGCCTAAAAACTTCGCGACGTATTCCGTTGTACAATGGCCCCATTGAGTGTAGGTTGCTGAAATACGAACTATACCGGGGTACCCGTAAAGTGAAAGAAGAGTAA
- the murB gene encoding UDP-N-acetylmuramate dehydrogenase, whose protein sequence is MELQRNVSLRPYNTFGMEVKARLFAVFNTVAELQQLLRLPEIQNLPKLILGGGSNILFTQDFDGVVLKNNILGIEINDLDADYSLVKSGSGVIWHDLVLHTLEQGLGGLENLSLIPGTVGAAPLQNIGAYGVELKDVFESLEAVNLSSGELQTFNAEQCKFGYRESIFKNELKGQYIVVSVTLRLRKKPFFNTSYGAIAQTLAAMQVQELNARAISEAVCQIRKSKLPDPAQIGNAGSFFKNPEIPVEQFTSLQEQYPTIPSYPTTPGKVKVPAGWLIEQAGWKGRRFESYGVHKDQALVLVNYGGARGNQVQDLAHQIIKSVQEKFNITLQPEVNII, encoded by the coding sequence ATGGAATTACAACGCAACGTTTCTCTGCGGCCTTACAATACTTTTGGAATGGAAGTAAAAGCCCGGTTGTTTGCTGTTTTTAATACTGTAGCCGAGCTGCAGCAACTGCTTCGATTACCAGAAATACAGAACCTGCCCAAATTAATTTTAGGCGGCGGCAGCAATATTTTATTTACCCAGGATTTTGATGGAGTGGTTTTAAAAAACAACATCCTGGGAATTGAGATAAATGACCTGGATGCGGATTATAGTTTGGTAAAATCTGGAAGCGGGGTAATCTGGCACGACTTGGTTTTACATACTCTGGAACAAGGGCTTGGCGGATTAGAAAATTTATCTTTAATACCGGGTACCGTGGGGGCCGCTCCGCTGCAAAACATCGGCGCTTACGGGGTAGAACTAAAGGATGTATTTGAAAGCCTGGAAGCTGTTAATCTAAGCTCCGGAGAATTGCAGACGTTTAATGCAGAGCAATGCAAATTTGGCTACCGCGAAAGTATTTTTAAAAACGAGCTGAAAGGCCAGTATATCGTAGTGTCTGTTACGTTACGTTTGCGGAAAAAGCCGTTTTTTAACACGTCGTATGGCGCTATTGCCCAAACCTTGGCAGCAATGCAGGTACAAGAGCTAAATGCCCGCGCTATCAGCGAAGCCGTTTGCCAAATACGCAAAAGCAAACTCCCCGATCCGGCCCAGATTGGCAATGCCGGTAGTTTTTTTAAAAATCCAGAAATTCCGGTGGAGCAATTTACCAGTTTACAAGAACAATATCCCACCATCCCGAGTTATCCCACTACTCCCGGCAAAGTAAAGGTGCCGGCAGGTTGGTTAATTGAACAAGCTGGCTGGAAAGGCCGCCGCTTCGAATCCTACGGCGTCCACAAAGACCAAGCCCTGGTACTGGTAAATTACGGCGGAGCACGGGGCAATCAGGTGCAAGATTTAGCTCACCAGATTATCAAATCTGTTCAAGAAAAATTCAACATTACACTTCAACCAGAAGTTAATATCATTTAA
- a CDS encoding endonuclease MutS2, with protein MIYPQNFEQKIGFNQIREILADACLSPLGRQFVTRMQFLTRHDLIHKLLEQTHEFKSLLAAGAEFPTQYYFDVTEALNRAAIEGSFLDVTSFFQIKMSLRTIRQALGFFYESEEGLYPYLKSLGANIEIDKKLTISLDKVVDDNGAVKDSASPALGRIKGELIAQQGILRKQIQSILRHAKNEGWTPGDAEPTIRSGRIVIPVIAEYKRKVKGLIHDESTTGQTVYIEPDVVFGLNNDIKELENAYNRELIRILTELTTLLRGFIPDLRKAYQYLGLLDFIRAKAIFANRTESTLPTLHKQPRVNFKDARHPLLFLSLSAQQRQVVPLTIRLNPDQRILVISGPNAGGKSVALKTVGTLQYMVQCGLLIPANEGSEAGIFENLFIDIGDEQSIENDLSTYSSHLQNMKQFVLFADKKSLVLIDEFGTGTEPQLGGAIAEAVLEKLNQNQAYGVITTHYTNLKNYAEHTPGIVNGAMRYDPKELQPLYQLDIGKPGSSFAIEIARKIGLPKEIVQKASKLVGKDKIRYDRLLEELEVEKNTFEKRNAELETQERKLRAAAKEYTELKKHIEENKDDILREAKLKAKGLLKDTNKQIESTIKQIRDANAEKETTKQARQELEVFVEKELKMEPRTILRTAVGSKALKPGDKVALIGQESVGEIVAVKGSTAEVMFGDLKSIVKIANLERVEGPVKKAKKEKEVAAPGFARGLDLTQRMSDFSTTLDVRGERAEDALTRVMNFLDDAVMLGIPEIKIIHGRGNGILKQIIRDYLRSQREVASISDEHIERGGDGVSLVVLK; from the coding sequence GAGCCGCTATTGAGGGCAGTTTTCTGGACGTTACTTCCTTTTTTCAAATTAAAATGTCACTCCGGACTATCCGGCAAGCTTTGGGCTTCTTCTATGAATCAGAGGAAGGCTTGTATCCTTACCTGAAAAGTTTGGGCGCCAACATTGAAATTGATAAGAAACTAACCATTAGCCTGGATAAGGTAGTGGACGATAACGGCGCTGTTAAAGATTCGGCTTCGCCCGCATTGGGTCGGATTAAAGGCGAGTTAATTGCCCAGCAAGGTATCCTGCGGAAGCAAATCCAAAGCATCTTGCGCCACGCCAAAAACGAAGGCTGGACTCCCGGGGATGCCGAACCAACTATCCGGAGCGGGCGCATTGTAATACCCGTAATTGCCGAATACAAACGTAAGGTAAAAGGCTTGATTCATGATGAGTCAACTACCGGACAAACCGTTTATATTGAGCCAGATGTGGTGTTTGGTTTAAACAATGACATTAAAGAACTGGAGAACGCCTATAACCGCGAATTAATCCGGATTTTAACTGAATTAACCACTTTGTTGCGCGGTTTTATTCCGGATTTACGTAAAGCCTACCAGTACTTAGGATTGCTCGATTTTATCCGGGCCAAAGCTATTTTTGCCAACCGCACGGAGTCTACGTTGCCCACCTTGCACAAGCAACCCCGGGTAAATTTTAAAGATGCCCGTCACCCGCTGTTGTTTTTATCCTTATCAGCTCAGCAACGGCAAGTGGTGCCTCTTACCATCCGGTTAAACCCTGATCAACGCATTTTGGTCATCTCTGGACCGAACGCGGGGGGTAAATCGGTAGCTTTAAAAACGGTGGGGACTTTGCAGTACATGGTGCAGTGTGGTTTGCTGATTCCGGCCAACGAAGGTTCGGAAGCGGGTATTTTTGAAAATTTATTCATCGATATCGGCGACGAGCAATCCATTGAAAACGATTTAAGTACCTACAGTTCGCATTTGCAGAACATGAAGCAATTTGTGCTTTTTGCGGACAAGAAAAGTTTGGTCTTGATTGATGAATTTGGAACCGGTACCGAACCGCAGCTTGGCGGCGCCATTGCCGAAGCTGTATTGGAGAAACTAAATCAAAACCAGGCCTACGGGGTTATTACTACGCACTACACCAATCTTAAAAATTACGCGGAACATACGCCAGGTATTGTTAACGGAGCCATGCGCTACGACCCTAAAGAGCTGCAGCCGCTGTACCAGTTAGATATTGGCAAGCCAGGTTCGTCGTTTGCTATTGAAATTGCCCGTAAAATTGGCTTACCGAAAGAAATTGTGCAGAAAGCGAGTAAACTGGTGGGTAAAGATAAAATTCGCTACGATCGGTTATTAGAAGAATTAGAAGTAGAGAAAAATACCTTTGAAAAGCGCAACGCCGAACTGGAGACCCAGGAACGCAAACTACGCGCCGCCGCCAAGGAATACACCGAGCTGAAAAAGCACATTGAAGAAAATAAAGACGATATTCTGCGGGAGGCTAAACTTAAAGCCAAAGGTTTACTGAAGGATACCAATAAGCAAATTGAATCCACGATTAAGCAAATCCGGGATGCCAATGCCGAGAAGGAAACGACTAAACAGGCGCGGCAAGAACTGGAAGTATTCGTGGAAAAAGAGCTGAAAATGGAGCCCCGCACCATACTACGTACCGCCGTTGGTAGCAAAGCGTTAAAGCCCGGCGATAAAGTAGCTTTAATAGGTCAGGAGTCGGTGGGTGAAATTGTTGCGGTAAAAGGCAGCACCGCCGAAGTAATGTTCGGCGATTTAAAATCTATTGTGAAGATTGCCAATCTGGAAAGGGTGGAAGGACCCGTGAAAAAAGCCAAGAAAGAAAAAGAAGTAGCGGCGCCTGGTTTTGCCCGCGGCCTTGATCTTACCCAGCGCATGTCGGATTTTAGCACTACTTTGGATGTACGCGGCGAGCGGGCCGAAGATGCTTTAACCCGCGTAATGAACTTTCTGGATGATGCCGTGATGTTGGGGATTCCCGAAATTAAAATTATTCATGGCCGGGGCAACGGCATTTTAAAACAAATTATCCGGGATTATTTGCGCTCACAACGCGAGGTAGCCAGTATCAGCGACGAGCATATTGAGCGGGGCGGTGATGGAGTAAGCCTGGTTGTATTAAAGTAA